The following coding sequences lie in one Candidatus Lernaella stagnicola genomic window:
- a CDS encoding MBL fold metallo-hydrolase: MDGLNPPYVVVLDVGHGNSAVLVDTNGVTLIDLGPGPAIIEALTSLKIVEIGVVFITHADSDHAGGLIQLLAQKEIKIGRLVLNPDGTKETFLWEGVARAIQEATDEGRVKLRIDLSEYKKNEYDQGEVNVEIVGPTKYLALRGVGGHDKKNRRISSNSLSGVLRLFYKEKPEFLFAADIDTIGLDDLTERGKNMQASVVVIPHHGGGDSGGDAAKLTRRLCQEAQSETVVISHGRKKYNNPKENVIKAVKETLPGARIVCTQLSKSCAPELTNGENEHLSHVFAAGREGGMCCGGSVIFLLDPKGTVPSPEEHLAFVKCSAPSALCIGNDNDESV; encoded by the coding sequence ATGGATGGGCTGAATCCTCCATATGTTGTTGTTCTTGATGTTGGACATGGAAACAGCGCGGTTTTGGTTGATACGAACGGGGTAACGCTAATCGATTTGGGACCCGGCCCCGCCATAATCGAGGCTTTGACAAGTTTAAAAATAGTAGAAATCGGGGTTGTGTTTATTACCCACGCAGATAGCGATCATGCAGGCGGCCTTATACAACTTCTTGCGCAAAAGGAAATTAAAATTGGGAGACTGGTTCTGAATCCCGATGGGACAAAGGAGACGTTCCTTTGGGAAGGGGTAGCGCGCGCGATTCAAGAAGCGACGGATGAGGGAAGAGTTAAACTAAGGATAGATTTGTCAGAATATAAGAAAAATGAATACGATCAGGGTGAAGTAAACGTGGAAATTGTTGGTCCGACGAAGTATTTGGCTCTGCGGGGCGTTGGCGGCCACGACAAAAAAAATAGACGTATCAGCAGCAATTCGCTCAGTGGGGTCTTGAGGCTTTTTTACAAAGAGAAACCTGAGTTTCTATTTGCAGCAGATATTGACACAATTGGATTAGATGATCTAACAGAACGTGGGAAGAATATGCAGGCGTCTGTTGTTGTTATTCCACATCATGGCGGCGGGGATTCTGGTGGAGATGCGGCAAAGTTAACGAGGCGACTATGCCAGGAAGCACAATCGGAGACAGTAGTGATATCGCATGGGCGTAAGAAGTATAATAATCCGAAAGAGAATGTCATAAAAGCTGTCAAGGAAACATTACCCGGCGCTCGTATTGTCTGCACACAACTGTCAAAATCGTGTGCCCCTGAATTGACGAACGGCGAGAATGAACACTTATCGCACGTATTTGCAGCGGGTCGCGAAGGAGGAATGTGTTGTGGTGGCTCGGTTATCTTTCTCCTCGACCCAAAGGGGACCGTACCGAGTCCTGAAGAACACCTTGCGTTTGTTAAGTGTAGTGCGCCTTCAGCGCTTTGCATCGGTAACGACAACGACGAGTCGGTGTGA